In one Magallana gigas chromosome 9, xbMagGiga1.1, whole genome shotgun sequence genomic region, the following are encoded:
- the LOC136269566 gene encoding uncharacterized protein, translating into MNDKESILKDLRRRVSALQSYGGNNELYSIVVPLIQKEMTISKCREHISAYEEKHLFYFALFKPQIENPKESWIENAKRDIRSIRKNAVAPSLRECYAVSEVISRSVVLMYECEEEGFMGIEIEPVIREKDDANDPPLILFLRFDRIYVHFIRCDENIDRYIDCGLKITNRKHSKCVDKRFRNNFETLTHFLLTKDKRFLSFSTSSYSDVSSVEITNMYDLFAHIIYGTPKQEKDVKEFLKAHVETEDFIQVYMQLVNVEENISENIQKNEKNAETLGKQLSKDAFRKQLTDWKSAKTVHLFALASIFNAAIYVVSPRDVSGREESNLYLPICGSYLYTFESPLVFKSSKESPSFKINLKEECLCRQKTPEIIGQFPIANNTIDLDRIRSLELMPCCPPSSRHGLHQHYKHILEKNKLIYQRDDTPWPGGLSDDYKHINDILAEEGRQLELLLGGKGTLAKCISKDVFGNEDVELPMSFPENNFERSLQIAADWTGFPIYIFQNSKENFSWEIKTPTTYVKAKNCRYFITLFVQKKNGREYVDRIISKTGCNCMLAPPYVAKKVDVSENQEIGKNKRHRPLITFFPVNPPENWFCDDVRREMNIIPIHSELRLVMERTDMEDRMIDTISDYTHSLYRCMSKDIFGSEEQYQTIMQEVIAEIKETPNIYGPLLIAEKESADRESLKNFKYRDHKVLDAFRFRDTILKESATFFTERIEDGMTLQDLELIAAATCFQVPIYVLSASIHEDRIETEWKLYSQIRRRKQPKDFLRRRQYLAHIDAVYKCLFDAENVSKFHITLFRTFSGQFHRIAARYRVCNCLMDPPVAFVPQKHKHDNQSDFRIFYDTNLAKSTLTTAKLALDMWMRCNMALEILCSEIIDELEGRRRNVNISNIVGSSVGIAGSALAIAGVIVAPFTAGVSLGLTVGGAVIGSVSCVTVVGSTVTEVVLNRDANAKFQRYYMNFRERSRVLEDSLKKLQKLIQVIQERTMHTDDANGVGATALQVAAGTLSMISSIPIAVARVVLSAASFADIVLPPFTAVLDVGFLVYSVYNLVKGSKTNVTEKLRSFRSVLRASRTQLRIMAYGNKIKYLQNPSNKK; encoded by the exons ATGAATGACAAAGAGTCTATTTTGAAAGATTTGAGAAGACGTGTATCAGCATTGCAATCATATGGTGGCAATAATGAGCTATACTCTATTGTTGTACCCCTCATACAGAAAGAGATGACAATATCAAAATGCCGTGAGCATATATCGGCTTATGAAGAGAAACATCTGTTCTACTTTGCATTGTTTAAACCGCAAATAGAAAATCCGAAAGAAAGTTGGATTGAAAACGCCAAAAGAGATATAAGAAGCATAAGGAAAAATGCAGTTGCTCCATCATTGCGTGAATGTTATGCAGTGAGCGAGGTTATCTCCAGAAGCGTCGTATTAATGTATGAATGTGAAGAAGAAGGATTCATGGGGATAGAAATTGAACCTGTGATCCGTGAGAAGGACGATGCAAATGACCCACCATTGATACTTTTCTTACGATTTGACAGAATATATGTCCACTTCATACGGTGTGATGAAAACATCGATCGTTATATAGACTGtggtttaaaaattacaaatagaaaacattcaaaatgtgtTGACAAAAGGTTTCGCAACAACTTTGAAACTTTAACACATTTTCTACTAACAAAAGATAAAAGATTCTTATCTTTTTCGACATCAAGCTATTCAGATGTTTCTTCAGTAGAAATAACCAATATGTATGATCTTTTTGCTCATATTATTTACGGAACTCCAAAACAAGAGAAGGATGTTAAGGAATTCCTAAAAGCACACGTAGAAACTGAGGATTTTATACAAGTTTACATGCAACTTGTAAATgttgaagaaaatatttcagaGAACATTCAGAAGAACGAAAAGAATGCAGAAACGCTTGGGAAACAGTTATCAAAAGATGCGTTCAGGAAACAATTGACTGATTGGAAATCAGCTAAAACAGTACATTTATTTGCACTAGCAAGTATTTTTAATGCTGCGATTTATGTTGTTTCTCCAAGAGATGTTTCAGGCAGAGAAGAGTCAAATTTGTATCTTCCAATTTGCGGTAGTTACTTGTATACATTTGAATCTCCTTTGGTTTTCAAAAGCAGCAAAGAAAGTCCATCGTTTAAAATAAACCTCAAAGAAGAATGTCTATGCCGTCAAAAAACTCCAGAAATCATTGGGCAGTTCCCCATAGCCAACAACACAATAGATCTTGATCGAATTCGATCGCTGG AATTAATGCCTTGTTGTCCACCCTCTAGTCGTCATGGGCTTCATCAACATTACAAACACATACTGGAAAAGAACAAGTTGATCTATCAGAGAGATGATACACCATGGCCTGGAGGGCTATCTGATGACTACAAACATATCAACGACATTTTAGCAGAAGAAGGGAGGCAATTAGAGCTATTGCTTGGCGGAAAAGGAACACTAGCAAAATGCATAAGCAAAGATGTATTTGGAAATGAAGACGTAGAATTACCCATGAG TTTTCCGGAGAACAATTTCGAACGGTCTCTTCAGATAGCAGCTGACTGGACGGGGTTTCCaatatacatttttcaaaactcCAAGGAAAATTTCAGTTGGGAGATTAAAACTCCAACGACCTATGTCAAAGCAAAAAATTGCCGATACTTTATTACATTATTCGTCCAGAAGAAAAATGGAAGAGAATATGTTGATCGAATCATTTCAAAGACTGGATGTAACTGTATGCTGGCCCCTCCATATGTTGCCAAAAAAGTCGATG tttcagaaaatcaagaaataggaaAAAACAAACGACATCGGCCGCTTATTACGTTTTTCCCAGTAAACCCTCCTGAAAACTGGTTTTGTGATGATGTACGTAGAGAAATGAACATAATTCCGATACATTCTGAGCTTCGTCTTGTCATGGAAAGAACTGACATGGAAGACCGTATGATAGACACGATTTCCGACTACACACATTCCTTGTATCGATGCATGAGCAAAGATATATTTGGCAGTGAAGAACAATACCAAACAATCATGCAGGAAGTAATAGCAGAAATAAAAGAAACTCCAAACATATATGGTCCCCTTCTAATTGCAGAGAAAGAAAGTGCTGATAGAGAGTCTTTGAAAAACTTCAAATACCGAGACCATAAAGTTTTGGATGCTTTTAGATTTCGTGATACAATACTTAAAGAGTCTGCGACTTTCTTCACTGAGAGAATTGAAGACGGGATGACATTACAGGATCTAGAACTGATCGCAGCAGCAACGTGTTTCCAAGTACCAATATATGTTCTGAGTGCTAGCATACATGAAGACAGAATTGAAACAGAATGGAAGCTCTATAGTCAAATCAGAAGACGAAAACAGCCTAAAGATTTTCTGAGAAGACGACAATATTTAGCTCATATAGATGCCGTTTACAAATGCCTATTTGATGCTGAAAATGTTTCAAAGTTTCACATTACTCTCTTCAGGACCTTTTCAGGACAATTTCACAGAATTGCAGCCAGGTACAGAGTATGTAACTGTTTGATGGACCCACCAGTGGCTTTTGTACCGcaaaaacataaacatgatAATCAATCAG aCTTTAGGATATTCTACGACACAAACCTTGCTAAATCTACACTAACTACCGCAAAATTGGCACTGGATATGTGGATGAGATGCAACATGGCTTTAGAAATTCTGTGTAGCGAGATCATTGATGAATTAGAGGGACGAagaagaaatgtaaatatttcaaatattgtgGGGTCTTCAGTAGGCATTGCAGGATCAGCACTTGCCATTGCAGGAGTTATTGTAGCTCCATTTACAGCGGGAGTATCCCTTGGTTTGACAGTTGGTGGAGCTGTTATTGGTTCTGTAAGTTGTGTAACTGTCGTTGGATCAACAGTAACCGAAGTAGTGTTAAATAGGGATGCAAATGCAAAGTTTCAGCGCTATTACATGAATTTTCGCGAACGATCTAGAGTCTTGGAAGATTCCTTGAAAAAACTCCAAAAATTAATTCAGGTAATACAGGAACGGACAATGCATACAGACGATGCAAACGGGGTTGGTGCAACAGCACTTCAAGTTGCAGCTGGAACATTGTCTATGATCAGCAGTATACCTATAGCAGTTGCACGCGTAGTCCTAAGCGCTGCTTCATTTGCCGACATTGTACTGCCTCCTTTTACAGCTGTTCTTGATGTAGGTTTCCTAGTTTATAGTGTTTACAATCTAGTAAAGGGATCGAAGACAAATGTCACAGAGAAACTGCGGTCTTTTCGATCCGTTCTGAGAGCATCAAGAACCCAGCTGAGGATTATGGCGTACGGAAACAAGATCAAATATTTGCAAAATCCGTCTAATAAGAAGTGA